The following coding sequences lie in one Benincasa hispida cultivar B227 chromosome 6, ASM972705v1, whole genome shotgun sequence genomic window:
- the LOC120079527 gene encoding tropinone reductase homolog At5g06060-like, protein MTEAGDSSGKSRWSLKGCTALVTGGTRGIGHALVEELAGLGASVHTCSRNESDLNRCLKEWEGKGFVVSGSVCDASSRTQREELIQEVASVFCGTLNILVNNVGTNIRKPSTEYSLEEVSALMTTNFESAYHLSQLSHPLLKASGNGSIVFITSVAGLVSIGSGSIYAATKSAINQLTRNLACEWAKDNIRINGVAPWYINTPLVEKLLSNKTLVDKIVSRTPLGRIGESDEVSSLVAFLCLPAASYITGQIISVDGGFTANGFEPGMRLDKL, encoded by the exons ATGACGGAGGCCGGCGACAGTTCCGGGAAATCCCGATGGTCTCTCAAAGGCTGCACCGCGCTCGTCACCGGCGGCACTCGCGGAATCGG TCACGCTTTGGTGGAGGAACTAGCCGGTTTAGGGGCGTCGGTTCACACCTGCTCCCGGAACGAATCGGACCTCAATCGGTGCTTGAAGGAATGGGAGGGCAAGGGATTTGTGGTCAGTGGATCGGTTTGTGATGCTTCTTCGAGAACACAAAGAGAGGAGCTGATACAGGAAGTGGCGTCTGTTTTCTGTGGCACTCTCAATATTCTG GTAAACAATGTGGGAACAAACATAAGGAAGCCAAGTACTGAGTACAGTTTGGAAGAGGTTTCGGCATTGATGACAACAAACTTTGAATCTGCATATCATTTATCCCAACTTTCTCATCCTCTTTTAAAAGCTTCTGGAAATGGAAGCATTGTGTTCATTACTTCGGTTGCTGGTCTCGTGAGCATTGGAAGTGGATCCATCTATGCTGCAACTAAAT CTGCAATAAATCAACTGACCAGAAATCTTGCTTGTGAATGGGCCAAGGACAATATCAGGATCAATGGTGTTGCACCCTGGTATATCAATACCCCTCTTGTAGAAAAG TTGCTGAGTAATAAGACATTGGTGGACAAAATAGTGTCTCGAACTCCACTTGGGCGCATAGGGGAATCGGACGAAGTGTCGTCATTGGTGGCATTCCTTTGCTTGCCTGCTGCATCTTACATTACTGGACAGATTATTTCGGTCGATGGAGGATTCACTGCAAATGGATTTGAACCTGGTATGAGACTAGACAAATTGTGA